The Chitinophagales bacterium genome includes a window with the following:
- a CDS encoding acetyl-CoA C-acyltransferase translates to MTSAYIIDALRTPIGKYTGTLSTVRPDDLAALVISEIVKRNPKVNLEDIEDVIFGAANQAGEDNRNVARMALLMAGLPQEIGGVTVNRLCASGLQAIMDSSRAIMLGEADVYLAGGVESMTRAPYVMSKVSKAFGRDAQLFDTTIGWRFINKKLADKYYPYAMGETAENVAKEWKVSREEQDAFALGSQEKYQAAHDADKFKEELVPVSILQRKGDPILFNKDEHPRLSSMEKIASLKPAFIKDGTVTAANSSGINDGAAALILVSEDYLKKHDLKPLVKVISMGIAGVSPDCMGIGPVPATQKALKRAGLKISDIGLVELNEAFAAQSIACMRDLELDPSIVNVNGGAIALGHPLGCSGARISTTLIHEMQKRNVRYGLATMCVGVGQGAAVIYENC, encoded by the coding sequence ATGACTTCAGCTTACATAATTGACGCACTGCGTACACCCATAGGAAAATATACCGGAACACTGAGCACAGTCAGGCCGGACGATCTCGCTGCACTTGTGATCAGTGAAATTGTGAAACGCAATCCTAAAGTCAATCTAGAAGACATTGAAGATGTAATCTTTGGCGCAGCCAACCAAGCGGGCGAAGACAATAGGAATGTCGCCCGCATGGCCTTGCTTATGGCCGGTTTGCCTCAGGAAATTGGAGGCGTGACCGTCAACAGATTGTGTGCATCAGGCTTGCAAGCTATTATGGACAGCAGCCGTGCCATTATGCTGGGCGAGGCCGATGTATATCTGGCTGGTGGCGTGGAAAGTATGACACGCGCCCCTTATGTGATGAGCAAGGTCAGCAAAGCCTTTGGCCGCGATGCGCAATTATTTGACACTACCATTGGCTGGCGTTTTATCAATAAAAAATTAGCAGATAAATATTATCCATATGCTATGGGCGAAACTGCTGAAAATGTAGCTAAAGAATGGAAAGTCAGTCGTGAAGAGCAAGATGCATTTGCACTGGGCAGCCAGGAAAAATACCAAGCAGCGCATGATGCCGATAAATTCAAGGAAGAATTGGTCCCGGTTTCTATTCTACAGCGCAAGGGCGATCCCATTCTTTTCAATAAAGATGAACATCCGCGACTGAGTAGTATGGAAAAAATCGCTTCGCTAAAACCAGCTTTTATCAAAGACGGAACCGTAACAGCTGCCAATTCCTCGGGCATAAATGATGGTGCCGCAGCCTTGATTTTGGTGTCAGAAGATTATCTTAAAAAACATGATTTAAAGCCATTGGTAAAAGTCATTTCCATGGGCATTGCCGGTGTTTCGCCCGATTGTATGGGCATAGGTCCCGTACCCGCCACGCAGAAAGCGTTGAAAAGGGCAGGTTTGAAAATCAGCGATATCGGTTTGGTGGAATTGAACGAAGCCTTTGCTGCACAGTCCATAGCCTGTATGCGCGATTTGGAATTGGATCCCTCGATTGTAAACGTGAATGGTGGAGCCATTGCACTTGGTCATCCTTTGGGTTGTTCTGGGGCGCGCATCAGCACTACATTGATTCATGAAATGCAGAAAAGAAATGTCCGCTACGGATTGGCAACTATGTGCGTTGGAGTTGGGCAAGGTGCTGCGGTGATTTACGAAAATTGCTGA
- the truA gene encoding tRNA pseudouridine(38-40) synthase TruA — protein MRYFVELMYDGTNYHGWQYQPNVISVQETIEAAISRYLRTETKVVGCGRTDSGVHASQYFLHFDHHEAIDKHFMYRLNKILPHDIAFKRVFQVEDNAHARFSAKTRSYRYQIYFDKNPFLKPFGFHYFLKELDLEKMHKMAELLPELKDFESLSKKGTDVKTTLCDIYSAKWTTEGELLVFEISANRFLRNMVRMIVGAGLMIGQRTLSLEAFESTVKAKTPFKYIMPVAPAGLFLSKVEYPFFE, from the coding sequence ATGCGCTATTTCGTAGAGTTGATGTATGACGGAACAAATTATCACGGTTGGCAATATCAGCCCAATGTGATTTCCGTTCAAGAAACTATTGAAGCCGCTATTTCCAGGTACCTGAGAACAGAAACAAAAGTAGTGGGTTGCGGACGCACAGATTCAGGTGTTCATGCCTCCCAGTATTTTTTGCATTTTGATCATCACGAGGCCATTGATAAACATTTCATGTATCGCCTGAATAAAATATTGCCACATGACATTGCATTTAAACGGGTGTTTCAGGTAGAAGATAATGCCCATGCTCGCTTTAGTGCAAAAACCCGGTCTTATCGCTATCAAATCTATTTTGATAAAAATCCATTTTTGAAACCCTTTGGCTTTCACTATTTCCTGAAAGAATTAGATTTGGAAAAAATGCATAAAATGGCCGAATTGCTTCCCGAATTGAAAGATTTTGAGTCTCTGAGTAAAAAAGGCACGGATGTAAAAACTACACTTTGCGATATTTATAGTGCTAAATGGACAACAGAAGGCGAGCTTTTGGTGTTTGAAATCAGTGCAAACCGTTTTCTGAGAAACATGGTGCGTATGATTGTAGGAGCGGGACTGATGATTGGACAAAGAACACTTAGTTTAGAAGCATTTGAATCAACAGTTAAAGCCAAAACACCATTTAAATACATAATGCCTGTTGCTCCGGCAGGCCTTTTTTTAAGTAAGGTAGAATATCCATTTTTTGAATAA
- a CDS encoding ABC transporter ATP-binding protein, translated as MNKQNQYGNIFDWSLLKRILGLVKPFRREFISATLLAIVLSVLGPVRPYLIQVTVDDYILKQDGKGLQMMIMILIGLLITESFLRYFFIFITNWLGQSVIKNLRVQVFSHVTRLKLQFFDKTPIGTATTRTINDVETINDIFSQGFITIIADLLTIVVVIGIMFYSNWQLTLVSLATFPLIIYSTYVFKEKIKGAFQKVRNQVSKLNAFAQEHITGMRIIQIFNAEDKEYRKFQKINAEHRDAHIQSILYYSIFFPVVEVILASAIGLMVWYGANQVIAEKATLGVLISFILYLNMLFRPLRMLADKFNTLQMGIVAGDRIFRLLDNKDFIDNSGTRETDHVKGDIHFENVSFAYNAEEYVLRDINFDLKAGETLAIVGATGSGKTSIINILSRYYEFQKGKITVDGVDIRDYKLENLRSHVGAVLQDVFLFSGSIHDNITLHNPDISRQQVIEAAKEVGAHDFIMRLPDNYDYDVMERGATLSMGQRQLISFIRALVYDPKILILDEATSSIDTESERLVQKAIERLIQGRTSITIAHRLSTIKHAHKILVLKAGEIIEAGTHQELMAQNGHFKKLHDMQFSEGEVGV; from the coding sequence TTGAATAAGCAAAATCAATACGGAAATATTTTTGACTGGAGTCTGTTGAAGCGCATTCTCGGGCTGGTCAAGCCATTTCGCAGGGAGTTTATTTCTGCTACACTTTTGGCTATTGTGCTTTCTGTACTGGGCCCTGTGCGCCCTTATTTAATACAGGTAACGGTTGATGATTATATACTTAAACAAGACGGCAAGGGATTACAAATGATGATCATGATCCTTATTGGATTGCTGATAACAGAAAGTTTTTTGCGCTACTTTTTTATTTTTATTACCAATTGGCTGGGGCAGTCTGTAATCAAAAACCTCAGAGTACAGGTATTCAGCCATGTCACCCGGCTAAAGCTGCAATTTTTCGACAAAACACCCATTGGCACTGCTACTACCAGGACCATCAATGATGTAGAAACCATCAATGATATTTTCAGCCAGGGATTCATTACCATTATTGCTGATTTGCTCACAATTGTTGTCGTTATTGGAATTATGTTTTATTCCAACTGGCAACTTACGCTGGTAAGTTTGGCCACCTTCCCACTGATCATTTACAGCACTTATGTATTTAAAGAAAAAATTAAAGGGGCTTTCCAAAAGGTAAGAAACCAGGTGTCCAAACTCAATGCTTTTGCCCAGGAACACATCACCGGAATGCGCATTATTCAGATATTTAATGCAGAAGACAAAGAATACAGAAAATTTCAAAAAATCAATGCCGAGCATCGCGATGCGCACATACAGTCTATTCTTTATTATTCCATTTTCTTTCCGGTAGTGGAGGTGATCCTGGCCAGTGCCATTGGGTTGATGGTATGGTATGGAGCCAACCAGGTGATTGCGGAAAAAGCTACGCTGGGAGTTTTGATTTCATTCATTCTTTACCTAAATATGCTCTTCAGGCCATTGCGCATGTTGGCCGATAAATTCAATACGCTGCAAATGGGCATAGTGGCAGGCGACCGGATTTTCAGATTGCTCGACAACAAGGATTTTATCGACAATTCCGGCACTCGTGAAACTGATCACGTCAAAGGAGATATCCACTTTGAAAATGTGAGTTTTGCCTACAATGCTGAAGAATATGTATTGCGGGATATCAATTTTGACCTGAAAGCGGGGGAGACACTTGCTATTGTTGGTGCCACAGGTTCTGGAAAAACTTCCATAATCAATATCCTGTCGCGCTATTACGAATTTCAAAAAGGGAAGATCACTGTTGATGGAGTGGATATACGCGATTATAAGCTCGAAAATTTAAGAAGCCATGTTGGTGCCGTTTTACAGGATGTGTTTCTTTTTTCTGGAAGTATTCACGACAATATCACTTTGCACAATCCGGATATCAGCAGGCAGCAGGTGATTGAAGCGGCAAAGGAAGTAGGTGCCCACGATTTTATTATGCGACTGCCCGACAACTACGATTATGATGTGATGGAGCGTGGAGCCACCTTATCTATGGGGCAAAGGCAATTGATTTCCTTTATTCGGGCATTGGTCTATGATCCCAAAATCCTGATATTGGACGAGGCGACCAGTTCCATTGATACGGAAAGCGAACGCTTGGTGCAAAAGGCGATTGAGCGATTGATCCAGGGCAGGACATCCATTACCATTGCCCACAGGCTTTCCACCATAAAACACGCTCATAAAATTTTAGTACTAAAAGCTGGTGAAATCATTGAAGCCGGCACCCACCAGGAATTAATGGCACAGAACGGGCATTTCAAAAAACTGCACGATATGCAGTTTAGCGAGGGGGAAGTGGGGGTATAA
- a CDS encoding DUF721 domain-containing protein: MPKQDEERPIKEVIDEMIELLGMGDKMVETRLKTDWEEIAGKMIAKYTRSIRLHKNTLFIQLDSAAVKNEMLYLKEPLRVKINQHFGKELVEKVVF; the protein is encoded by the coding sequence ATGCCTAAACAAGATGAAGAAAGACCCATTAAAGAAGTCATTGATGAAATGATAGAATTATTGGGCATGGGTGATAAAATGGTAGAAACCCGATTGAAAACGGACTGGGAGGAAATTGCCGGTAAGATGATCGCTAAATACACTCGTAGCATCAGATTGCACAAAAATACTTTGTTTATTCAACTGGATTCTGCAGCCGTAAAAAACGAAATGCTTTATCTGAAGGAACCGCTTCGCGTGAAGATCAACCAGCATTTTGGAAAGGAATTGGTGGAGAAGGTGGTTTTTTAG
- a CDS encoding DNA replication/repair protein RecF: MFIQTISLCQFKNYLKADIAFDKKVNCFVGENGAGKTNLLDAIYYTCISKSYFNNKEAGNILFEKDFFRIDAHIQDSDEQKALRLLYANGRKKELSIDQVKYEKLSEHVGRFPVVIITPDDNQLILGGSEDRRRFMDALLSQMDSKYLQYLQIYNRQLTQRNALLKRFAENGRFERQMLKAYEIPMAEAATYIAEKRKELIELIVPQFHELYAKISGEKEHVSLSYASEVYGKDMLELFEQNLSIDRNIRRSSEGVHRDDMEFEMNGQKVKRFASQGQQKSYLIALKLAQVALLEKISKKKPLLLLDDIFDKLDDQRGRHLLEFILNPDFGQVFISDTSRERIEKQFAGNLDNIAIFKVENGNVYA, translated from the coding sequence ATGTTTATTCAAACCATTTCTTTATGCCAATTTAAGAATTATCTGAAGGCGGATATTGCCTTTGATAAAAAGGTGAATTGTTTTGTGGGAGAAAATGGTGCGGGAAAGACCAATTTGTTGGATGCCATTTATTATACCTGCATTTCCAAATCCTATTTTAACAATAAGGAGGCCGGCAACATTCTTTTTGAAAAGGATTTTTTTAGAATTGATGCGCACATTCAGGATAGTGATGAGCAAAAAGCATTGCGCCTGCTGTATGCCAATGGCCGAAAAAAAGAATTGTCTATAGATCAGGTGAAATATGAGAAGCTTTCCGAGCATGTCGGCAGATTCCCTGTTGTGATCATCACTCCGGACGACAATCAGTTGATATTGGGCGGAAGTGAAGACCGCAGACGCTTTATGGATGCCTTGCTCTCGCAAATGGACAGCAAGTACCTGCAATATTTGCAAATATACAATCGGCAGTTGACTCAGCGCAATGCCCTGCTTAAACGATTTGCCGAAAATGGACGCTTTGAAAGGCAAATGTTAAAAGCCTATGAAATACCTATGGCAGAAGCAGCAACATATATTGCCGAAAAGCGCAAGGAATTGATCGAGTTGATTGTACCACAATTTCATGAATTGTATGCAAAGATATCAGGAGAAAAAGAACATGTAAGCTTAAGCTATGCCTCAGAGGTTTATGGAAAAGATATGCTTGAGCTTTTTGAGCAAAACCTGAGTATTGACAGAAATATCAGGCGCAGTTCTGAGGGTGTGCACCGCGATGATATGGAATTTGAAATGAACGGGCAGAAGGTGAAACGCTTTGCTTCACAAGGACAGCAAAAGTCTTATCTGATTGCATTAAAGCTGGCACAAGTAGCCTTGCTGGAAAAAATCAGCAAGAAGAAACCTTTGCTGCTTTTGGATGATATTTTTGATAAATTAGACGATCAGAGAGGTCGGCACCTGCTTGAGTTTATTTTGAACCCCGATTTTGGACAGGTATTTATTTCAGATACCAGCCGTGAAAGAATTGAAAAGCAATTTGCAGGAAATTTAGACAATATTGCCATTTTTAAAGTAGAAAACGGAAATGTATATGCCTAA
- a CDS encoding Fic family protein, whose product MNFKILSDTLLDAYTNVVKESPLQKLDKIKKIEIPVDYFQFYKSISSVYSSKIEGENIDFDSYFKHKFLKVKFKADYTRKADDLYAAYDFIDNHSISFKNIQKAHSILSAHLLPKSQQGLIRNNPMMVINSEDEIEYIAAEPAIVKIEIEKLFNDIELLLKARLNDFEIFYYAAYIHLVFVKIHPFQDGNGRTARLLEKWFLIEKIGQKAAAVQLEKNYYVHIHHYYNNIKKLGLEYAKLDYNKALNFLLMTINGIEKEVE is encoded by the coding sequence ATGAATTTCAAAATATTAAGCGATACACTTCTTGATGCCTATACCAATGTGGTGAAAGAATCCCCATTGCAAAAACTGGACAAGATCAAAAAGATTGAAATCCCCGTTGATTATTTTCAATTCTATAAATCCATTTCATCTGTTTATTCTTCTAAAATCGAAGGGGAAAATATTGATTTTGACAGTTATTTCAAGCATAAGTTTTTAAAGGTAAAATTCAAAGCAGATTATACTCGCAAAGCAGATGACTTATATGCTGCCTATGATTTTATTGACAATCATTCCATCAGCTTTAAAAATATTCAAAAAGCCCATTCCATTTTAAGTGCGCATTTATTGCCCAAAAGCCAACAGGGCTTGATAAGGAATAATCCTATGATGGTAATCAATAGCGAAGATGAAATCGAATATATTGCCGCTGAACCAGCAATAGTGAAAATAGAAATTGAAAAGCTTTTCAATGATATTGAACTGCTTTTAAAAGCCCGGCTCAATGATTTTGAAATTTTCTATTACGCTGCCTATATCCATCTTGTCTTTGTGAAAATCCATCCTTTTCAAGATGGAAATGGACGCACTGCCCGTTTGCTTGAAAAATGGTTTTTAATTGAAAAAATAGGACAAAAAGCTGCTGCCGTTCAACTAGAGAAAAATTATTATGTGCATATCCATCACTATTATAATAACATCAAAAAATTAGGGCTTGAATATGCAAAACTGGATTACAACAAAGCACTTAATTTTCTTCTGATGACCATAAATGGGATAGAAAAAGAAGTGGAATAG
- a CDS encoding cytochrome c maturation protein CcmE, whose product MKKTHIIALVFIAISIAVIISMTGDYSRYETFTSATASPSKDFHIVGELVEDKEIYYNPEEDPNHFTFYLKDKSGTERKVIFNGAKPQDFERSEQIVLTGGMNGDVFMASKILMKCPSKYVDDELEVSEFKAAES is encoded by the coding sequence ATGAAGAAAACCCATATCATAGCCCTTGTTTTTATTGCCATCTCGATTGCCGTAATTATCAGCATGACAGGAGATTACAGTCGCTACGAAACATTCACAAGCGCAACGGCTTCTCCATCCAAAGATTTTCATATTGTAGGGGAACTGGTGGAAGACAAGGAAATTTATTACAACCCGGAAGAAGATCCAAATCATTTTACTTTTTACCTGAAAGACAAATCGGGAACTGAGCGCAAAGTGATTTTTAATGGTGCAAAGCCGCAGGATTTCGAGCGATCAGAACAAATCGTACTCACGGGTGGCATGAACGGGGATGTCTTTATGGCCTCGAAAATTTTGATGAAATGTCCTTCCAAATATGTGGATGATGAGTTGGAAGTTTCTGAATTCAAAGCAGCAGAAAGTTAA
- a CDS encoding DUF4293 domain-containing protein, producing the protein MIQRVQSIYWLLTAVVLVAFLFLPMFGYGPSGKENVFAVQDCMTLTIATSLAALLSLATIFLVNNRPLQIKLSWLIALVILLGFTGSAAVNFLALSNGEAPAAAGDIVSFKWPLVLPFVALVLNFLAMRGVKADQKLVSASDRLR; encoded by the coding sequence ATGATACAAAGAGTTCAGAGTATATACTGGTTATTGACTGCTGTGGTGTTGGTGGCTTTTTTGTTTTTGCCCATGTTTGGCTACGGACCAAGCGGCAAAGAAAATGTTTTTGCAGTGCAGGATTGTATGACTTTGACCATTGCCACATCTTTAGCTGCTTTGCTCAGTTTGGCGACCATTTTTCTGGTCAATAATCGCCCTTTGCAAATCAAACTCTCCTGGCTAATTGCCTTGGTAATTCTCTTAGGTTTTACAGGCTCTGCCGCGGTGAATTTTCTTGCACTATCTAATGGCGAAGCCCCTGCAGCAGCTGGTGATATCGTAAGTTTTAAATGGCCATTGGTATTGCCATTTGTAGCACTTGTCTTGAATTTTCTTGCAATGCGTGGTGTAAAAGCCGATCAAAAATTGGTGAGTGCCAGTGATCGCCTGCGGTAG
- the ccsA gene encoding cytochrome c biogenesis protein CcsA has protein sequence MDIQYVGENLIPGMIGRGGVVFAFVFALSAFISWWAATSSKNDLEEKKWSQMATVFFGLHALGVFTIIAALFYLISNHLFEYYYAWQHASHDLPPRYLLSCFWEGQEGSFLLWLFWHVILGGILLKTAKGKLKAPVLSIVALTQVVLASMLLGIEIGGTRIGSNPFILLREALDAPIFSRPDYMSFVEDGNGLNPLLQNYWMTIHPPTLFLGFALTLVPFAYSIASLWIKDYTNWVKPALNWTLVGGGILGTGILMGGAWAYEALTFGGFWAWDPVENASLVPWLTLVAGMHTLVVYKNTKHALKASYILLIISFLLILYSTFLTRSGILGDSSVHSFTDLGMSGQLLVFMFLFLILGIVMLAIRWKQMPSNAKEEETSSREFWMFVGALVFLISAIQISFSTSIPVFNKFFPLFRSIPGIGHFFEKDLAPPIDVIAHYNNVQVWIAIILAIMSATIQYLSYKKTRKIVFIRSLVGAAISALSLSVITAFMLEIWVWYYLLLTFAAFYTIIANALYISRAFRKNIKAAGGSIAHIGFGLLILGILISNYKQEVISINTSGIDFGDSFDKKAKRENILLRKDQPVKMSNYLVTYVGDTVVEPNHYYKVRYERLDENELVVETFELRPNAQINPNMGLIANPDTRHYLTRDVYTHVTSVPDKSEPKIEEEDYESMMLSKGDTFYTARAIGVFESVTPFPESPLYEKREDDIAVGINLVLYTLDGKKYTAQPVYLIRDERGIKLEDEVEELKLRLRIDKLIPETEQVKISMWQEEGESDFIIMKAIVFPYINVLWLGSLVMVIGFLLSAWNRHGKSK, from the coding sequence ATGGATATTCAATATGTAGGTGAAAACCTGATCCCCGGTATGATAGGAAGAGGCGGAGTGGTTTTTGCCTTTGTTTTTGCCCTTTCGGCATTTATTTCCTGGTGGGCGGCCACCAGTTCTAAAAATGATCTGGAAGAAAAAAAGTGGTCGCAGATGGCGACTGTTTTTTTCGGGCTTCATGCACTCGGTGTTTTTACCATTATTGCTGCACTTTTCTACCTGATCTCCAATCACCTTTTTGAGTATTACTATGCCTGGCAGCATGCTTCGCACGATTTACCTCCGCGCTATTTATTGTCTTGCTTTTGGGAAGGCCAGGAAGGCAGCTTTTTGCTGTGGTTGTTCTGGCACGTTATTCTTGGTGGAATTTTATTAAAAACAGCCAAAGGCAAACTAAAAGCTCCGGTTCTGAGCATAGTGGCACTCACACAGGTGGTGTTGGCGAGTATGTTGCTTGGGATTGAAATTGGCGGAACGAGAATTGGCAGCAATCCTTTTATTTTATTGCGCGAAGCACTGGATGCACCTATTTTCTCACGTCCCGATTACATGAGTTTTGTAGAAGATGGAAACGGGTTGAATCCACTGTTGCAAAATTACTGGATGACCATTCATCCTCCAACCCTTTTTCTGGGCTTTGCACTTACTTTAGTTCCTTTTGCTTACTCTATTGCTTCGCTTTGGATAAAGGATTATACCAACTGGGTAAAACCAGCTCTCAACTGGACATTGGTAGGTGGAGGCATACTCGGTACCGGTATTTTAATGGGCGGTGCCTGGGCTTATGAAGCATTGACATTTGGTGGCTTTTGGGCATGGGATCCTGTAGAAAACGCTTCCCTTGTTCCCTGGCTGACACTGGTTGCCGGTATGCACACATTGGTAGTTTACAAAAACACCAAGCACGCACTGAAGGCGAGCTATATTCTACTTATAATTAGTTTTTTATTAATTCTCTATTCTACCTTCCTTACTAGAAGTGGAATTCTTGGCGACAGTTCTGTACACTCATTTACTGATTTGGGCATGTCCGGACAATTGCTTGTGTTTATGTTTTTGTTCCTGATTTTAGGCATTGTCATGCTTGCAATTCGCTGGAAACAAATGCCCTCCAATGCCAAAGAAGAAGAAACGAGTTCTCGTGAATTCTGGATGTTTGTAGGGGCTTTGGTGTTTCTGATCTCTGCCATTCAGATATCTTTCTCTACTTCCATTCCCGTATTTAATAAGTTCTTCCCGCTTTTCAGGAGTATCCCCGGTATAGGACATTTTTTCGAAAAAGACCTGGCACCGCCTATAGACGTGATTGCGCATTACAACAATGTACAGGTTTGGATTGCCATTATTCTGGCGATAATGAGTGCTACCATACAGTATCTCAGCTATAAAAAGACGCGGAAAATTGTTTTTATAAGAAGCCTGGTGGGGGCTGCAATTTCTGCTTTATCACTTAGTGTTATTACAGCCTTTATGTTAGAAATATGGGTCTGGTATTATTTGCTACTCACTTTTGCAGCTTTTTATACAATTATTGCCAACGCACTTTATATTTCCCGGGCTTTCAGAAAAAATATTAAAGCAGCAGGTGGTTCCATTGCGCATATTGGTTTTGGCCTTTTGATATTGGGAATACTTATTTCCAACTACAAACAGGAAGTGATTTCCATCAATACTTCAGGCATTGATTTTGGAGATAGTTTTGACAAAAAAGCCAAGCGGGAAAATATCCTGCTTCGAAAAGACCAGCCGGTGAAAATGTCCAATTACCTGGTGACCTATGTTGGAGATACGGTTGTTGAACCCAACCACTACTACAAGGTACGCTATGAAAGACTGGATGAGAACGAGCTGGTAGTGGAAACCTTTGAGCTGCGCCCAAATGCACAGATCAACCCCAATATGGGGCTGATTGCCAATCCCGATACGAGGCATTATCTGACCCGGGATGTCTATACCCATGTCACCTCAGTTCCCGACAAAAGTGAGCCCAAAATTGAGGAAGAAGATTATGAATCAATGATGCTGAGCAAGGGCGATACTTTTTACACGGCAAGAGCCATTGGTGTTTTTGAATCGGTGACGCCATTTCCCGAATCTCCATTGTATGAGAAAAGGGAAGATGATATTGCAGTGGGCATTAATCTTGTGCTTTATACTTTGGATGGAAAGAAATACACTGCCCAACCGGTTTATTTGATACGCGATGAACGTGGTATAAAGTTAGAAGATGAAGTAGAAGAACTCAAACTACGTTTGCGCATCGACAAGTTAATCCCTGAAACCGAACAAGTGAAAATTTCTATGTGGCAGGAAGAAGGGGAAAGTGATTTTATTATTATGAAAGCCATTGTATTTCCTTACATCAATGTACTTTGGCTGGGCAGTTTGGTAATGGTAATCGGATTTTTACTCAGTGCCTGGAACAGGCATGGAAAAAGCAAATAA
- the pdhA gene encoding pyruvate dehydrogenase (acetyl-transferring) E1 component subunit alpha gives MAKAKITKDQYLKWFELMTELRRFEEKAGQLYGQQKIRGFCHLYIGQEAVAAGIVSATKQEDPLITAYRDHAIAIAKGISSDAAMAELFGKKTGCSKGKGGSMHFFSKEHNFFGGHGIVGAHIPLGAGIAFAEQYKETKNVCVCLFGDGAARQGALHETFNMAMLWKLPVVFICENNNYAMGTSVERSSNVKDIYKLGSAYEMPSEAVDGMKVEDVHKSVEKAVKHARDGKGPTFLEMKTYRYKGHSVSDPAKYRTRDEVNKYKKTDPIEQVRTTILKKKYASEKELKKIEDKVKDIIADAVKFAENSEYPAPEALYEDNYKQEDYPFIKD, from the coding sequence ATGGCCAAAGCAAAAATAACAAAAGATCAGTACCTCAAGTGGTTTGAATTAATGACCGAATTGAGGCGATTTGAAGAAAAAGCAGGGCAGCTCTATGGACAACAAAAGATTCGGGGATTCTGCCACCTCTATATTGGCCAGGAAGCTGTGGCAGCGGGTATCGTTTCTGCTACAAAGCAAGAGGATCCTTTGATTACAGCCTATCGCGATCACGCTATTGCTATTGCCAAAGGTATTAGTTCAGATGCTGCTATGGCAGAATTGTTTGGCAAAAAAACAGGCTGCTCCAAAGGAAAAGGGGGATCCATGCATTTCTTTTCAAAAGAACACAATTTCTTTGGTGGACATGGTATTGTGGGCGCACATATTCCGCTTGGAGCGGGTATTGCATTTGCTGAACAATATAAAGAAACCAAGAATGTATGTGTCTGTCTTTTCGGAGATGGCGCAGCAAGACAGGGAGCACTGCACGAAACATTCAATATGGCCATGCTTTGGAAATTGCCGGTGGTCTTTATTTGTGAAAACAACAATTACGCAATGGGCACTTCTGTAGAGCGATCGTCTAATGTGAAAGATATTTACAAGCTTGGTTCTGCCTATGAAATGCCCTCTGAAGCTGTTGACGGCATGAAAGTGGAAGATGTACATAAGTCTGTTGAAAAAGCAGTGAAACACGCAAGGGATGGAAAAGGCCCCACTTTCCTTGAAATGAAAACCTATCGCTACAAGGGGCATTCAGTTTCAGACCCGGCCAAATACAGAACGCGTGACGAGGTTAATAAATACAAAAAGACAGACCCGATAGAACAAGTGAGAACCACTATTCTGAAAAAGAAATACGCCTCAGAAAAAGAATTAAAAAAAATAGAAGACAAAGTGAAGGATATTATAGCAGATGCTGTTAAATTTGCAGAAAATTCGGAATATCCGGCTCCTGAAGCTTTATATGAAGACAATTACAAACAGGAGGATTATCCTTTTATAAAAGACTAA